A region from the Chrysoperla carnea chromosome 4, inChrCarn1.1, whole genome shotgun sequence genome encodes:
- the LOC123299155 gene encoding cytochrome c oxidase assembly protein COX18, mitochondrial, whose product MFRNLRLLKSNYQINKKSKLKTNTIYLIKSRNFSHITSKHKSFNQNYNINNEYFTKNVRNSSILAAISEKSHLIFTKLSESYPVHIAQDFLINFHDTTGLPWWATIIGSTCLLRACVTLPLGAYQQSIVAKLENITDEMRNIEHELKAETALAIKKFNWTKKEAFVVYRRSLKKQWNKLIIRDNCHPFKTTILMWIQIPTWICLSAAIRNLVYMLPNLDVQAQIIFAELQVGGFLWIPNLTIPDNSYIFPFALGLINLLIIEIQLASKLKEQKKIQKYLTNFFRVLTVALVPVACTVPSCLCLYWVTSSTCGLIQNLILLSPKIRYLCRIPATKNNVSHPYQLVWNKLKQRLTFS is encoded by the exons atgtttagaaatttGAGGTTACTTAAGTCAAATTaccagataaataaaaaaagtaaattaaaaacaaatacgaTTTACTTAATAAAATCACGAAACTTTTCTCATATTACTTCGAAACATAAatcatttaatcaaaattataacataaataatgaatattttacaaaaaatgtccGGAATTCATCCATTTTGGCTGCAATCAGTGAAAAAtcacatttaatatttacaaaattgtcaGAAAGTTATCCTGTTCATATTGCacaagattttttaataaattttcacgaTACAACAGGTCTTCCATGGTGGGCAACAATTATAGGTTCAACATGCTTGTTACGAGCTTGTGTGACACTTCCATTGGGTGCTTATCAACAGAGCATTGTtgcaaaattagaaaatataactGATGAGATGCGTAATATTGAACATGAATTAAAAGCAGAAACTGCTCTTGccataaaaaagtttaattggACGAAAAAGGAGGCTTTCGTAGTGTACAGGAGATCG ttaaaaaaacaatggaataaattaataattcgtgATAATTGCCACCCGTTTAAAACGACAATTTTAATGTGGATACAAATACCTACATGGATTTGTTTATCAGCTGCCATTCGAAATTTAGTGTATATGTTACCAAATTTAGATGTACAAGCACAGATTATTTTTGCTGAATTACAAGTTGGAGGATTTTTATGGATACCAAATTTAACTATACCAGATAATTCATACATTTTTCCGTTTGCATTGggattaattaatttgttgataattgaa ATACAACTTGCATCCAAGCTAaaagaacaaaagaaaatacaaaagtaTCTTACAAATTTCTTTAGAGTACTTACTGTTGCTTTAGTACCTGTCGCTTGTACGGTTCCATCA tgttTATGTTTATATTGGGTTACATCTAGTACTTGTGGCttaatccaaaatttaattttattatctccAAAAATTCGTTACTTGTGTCGTATACCAGCCACAAAAAATAATGTCTCTCATCCTTATCAATTGGTttggaataaattaaaacaaagattAACATTTAGCTAG